A window from Cryptomeria japonica chromosome 1, Sugi_1.0, whole genome shotgun sequence encodes these proteins:
- the LOC131053691 gene encoding leucine-rich repeat receptor-like protein kinase PEPR2, with protein MTENKLQGRIPWSLGHCKNLSSINLSMNQLNGSLPAELGQLSKIQKLNLSSKALASPLPQELGKTSLLFSLDLSFNSFNGSLPDQLASPKKLQCLILEGKRFGGSIPAWLSDLRQLLQLNLGQNQFQGRIPSSLGNLENLEIGLNLGNNKLSGTIPEGLGNLNKLERMDLSSNNLSGIIPSTLDSLLSLEAINISNNQLTGCIPKSWLKLWNSSSSSFTDNPNLCATEKQSTFCKCKGDLPLSDKEIKHLGKVYIVITVIGATIQLNRKHREERSISRKFKTAGQICHRNLVKVLEIWQMKDRGFVLYEYMSNESLNDVLHEMKPPPVLGWDIRYNIAIGTAHALSYLHHDCKPGILHGDIKPSNILLDSDMEPHISDFGIAQPMDGSLTTDSSSLMGTLGYIAPERGQSTRMTEKIDVYNYGVMLLELIMRKKVRDSSFAERMEIVRWVKSYSGREDAMIDVELGDEVTEAAIKGDMVGMVRIGLKCIEDKAEDRPSMREVVEMLRAIRPLEALFKFRVEICQV; from the exons CTCTGGCTAGTCCGCTTCCTCAGGAGCTAGGTAAAACTTCTCTCTTGTTTTCGTTGGATTTGAGTTTTAATTCATTCAATGGTTCTCTACCGGACCAATTAGCCAGTCCAAAGAAATTGCAATGTCTAATTTTAGAAGGAAAACGTTTTGGTGGAAGCATTCCAGCTTGGTTGTCCGATTTGAGACAATTGCTACAACTCAATTTGGGCCAAAATCAATTCCAAGGTCGAATTCCGTCATCACTAGGAAATCTAGAAAATCTAGAAATTGGTTTAAATTTAGGCAATAACAAATTGAGTGGAACAATTCCAGAGGGCCTAGGAAATCTAAATAAACTAGAGAGAATGGATTTGTCATCCAACAACCTCTCTGGCATCATCCCTTCTACCCTAGACAGTCTGTTGTCCCTCGAAGCAATCAACATTTCCAATAATCAGCTCACGGGATGCATACCTAAGTCATGGTTGAAGTTGTGGAATTCTTCCTCAAGTTCATTCACTGACAATCCAAATTTGTGTGCAACAGAGAAACAGAGTACTTTCTGTAAGTGCAAAGGCGATCTTCCTTTATCTGATAAGGAAATCAAGCATCTCGGCAAAGTCTATATAGTCATTACTGTGATTGGAGCT ACGATACAGTTAAATCGTAAACACAGAGAGGAGAGAAGCATAAGCAGAAAGTTCAAAACAGCAGGACAAATTTGTCACAGGAATCTGGTTAAAGTTTTGGAGATATGGCAAATGAAAGATCGCGGGTTCGTTCTATACGAGTACATGTCCAACGAGAGTCTGAATGATGTATTGCACGAGATGAAACCCCCTCCAGTTTTAGGATGGGATATCCGTTACAACATTGCTATTGGTACAGCTCATGCGCTATCTTACCTTCACCATGACTGCAAGCCAGGGATTTTACACGGTGATATCAAGCCCAGCAATATACTGCTGGATTCAGATATGGAACCCCATATTTCTGATTTCGGGATTGCTCAACCCATGGACGGGTCACTCACTACTGATTCTTCCTCATTAATGGGTACTTTGGGCTACATTGCACCTG AACGTGGACAGTCAACCAGAATGACAGAGAAGATAGATGTTTACAACTATGGTGTGATGTTGTTGGAATTGATAATGAGGAAAAAGGTGAGGGATTCGAGTTTTGCAGAAAGGATGGAGATCGTGAGATGGGTAAAATCATACAGTGGAAGGGaagatgcaatgattgatgtaGAGCTTGGAGACGAAGTGACAGAAGCAGCCATCAAGGGAGACATGGTGGGCATGGTTAGAATTGGCCTGAAATGTATAGAGGATAAGGCTGAGGACAGGCCTTCCATGAGAGAAGTGGTGGAGATGTTGAGAGCAATTAGGCCCCTAGAAGCACTTTTTAAATTCAGAGTTGAGATTTGCCAAGTCTAA